One segment of Terriglobales bacterium DNA contains the following:
- a CDS encoding TetR/AcrR family transcriptional regulator, with the protein MARPKEFDLERALHRAISAFSQKGFAATSTDELMRAMEVGRQSMYDTFGDKRALFLKALEVYVSENGRAMNVELRAPGSPLAAIRSALVHFSERKDLSSTDGCMGINAICEFGMRDEDVTRIIRRAANAQRHTLMDTLRRARMEGELDARTDIESLADFFESTLAGIRIAAKAGKTRSALRRIAEIASGTFADAKSSVL; encoded by the coding sequence ATGGCCCGACCGAAGGAATTTGATCTAGAGAGAGCTCTTCATCGTGCCATATCCGCCTTCTCTCAAAAAGGCTTTGCCGCCACGTCAACCGACGAGTTGATGCGTGCAATGGAGGTAGGTCGGCAAAGTATGTATGACACTTTCGGGGACAAACGCGCCCTCTTCTTGAAGGCTCTCGAAGTCTACGTCTCGGAAAACGGTCGCGCCATGAATGTCGAACTCCGAGCTCCAGGGTCACCGCTTGCTGCTATCCGGAGCGCATTGGTTCATTTTTCAGAACGCAAAGATCTTTCCAGTACAGATGGTTGCATGGGGATTAATGCCATCTGTGAGTTCGGGATGCGCGATGAAGACGTGACGCGAATTATACGCCGTGCTGCCAACGCACAGCGTCACACGCTCATGGACACATTGAGACGAGCTCGGATGGAAGGCGAACTTGATGCTCGGACGGACATTGAGAGTCTTGCCGATTTCTTTGAAAGCACGCTGGCAGGAATAAGGATTGCTGCGAAAGCGGGAAAGACTCGGTCAGCCCTAAGACGAATCGCTGAGATTGCATCTGGCACGTTTGCCGATGCTAAATCATCGGTCCTGTGA
- a CDS encoding cupin domain-containing protein: MNDPHKFGTEFGSDHALEQRTPIVSHHDTIKWFEAIPGEQLCIRVHGTQVNGRFAIMENIASPGTATPMHFHAEDEIFHILEGTVTFSIDGDVFNASVGSIVVIPGGAHHAWRNRSNAPIRMSTFFSPGGIEELYPKLVGLSLEELSTVVEPFGSGIVGPPIDE; this comes from the coding sequence ATGAATGATCCCCACAAGTTCGGTACGGAGTTTGGATCTGATCATGCACTCGAACAAAGGACACCTATTGTCAGTCACCATGACACCATCAAATGGTTTGAGGCAATCCCCGGAGAACAATTGTGTATTCGGGTTCACGGAACACAGGTGAATGGCCGCTTTGCAATTATGGAAAATATCGCGTCGCCAGGCACAGCAACACCTATGCACTTCCATGCGGAAGATGAAATTTTTCACATCCTTGAAGGGACTGTGACCTTCAGCATCGACGGCGACGTTTTCAATGCCTCCGTCGGCTCAATTGTGGTTATTCCAGGAGGCGCACATCACGCGTGGAGGAATCGTTCGAACGCTCCGATCCGCATGTCGACCTTCTTTTCACCAGGTGGAATAGAAGAGCTTTACCCCAAGCTTGTCGGCTTGTCGTTAGAAGAGCTATCTACTGTAGTCGAACCATTCGGATCAGGCATTGTTGGACCGCCCATCGATGAGTAA
- a CDS encoding MFS transporter codes for MRPPCDEAIIRTGPVEAPCAAKTRSWILAATILGSSMAFIDSTVVSVALPAIQASFHATVVDVQWVVESYGLFLGALILVGGSLGDLFGRRLIFVVGVAIFAVASLACGIAANIHHLIIARSIQGIGAALLVPGSLAIISTSFGEKNRGRAIGTWSGFTAITTAVGPVLGGWLVEHASWRWAFFINLPIAAVVIAISLWQIPESRSAITARVDWVGAFLATLGLGGLVNGFLESLNLGWGNPLVFGSLIVAFGCLIALVFVEARVASPMVPLTLFKSRSFSGANLLTLFLYAAIGIFFFLFPLNLIQVQGYSATAAGAAMLPLILLMFLLSRWAGGLVARYGPRSPLTIGPLIAAVGLVLFALPSVGSSYWKSFFPALVVLGFGMTLTVAPLTTVVMNSVDQDRVGTASGINNAVARVASVLAIAVLGIVMVKAFGSRLNNSLDYLSLPPGMLQKLQSEEIRLAGLQVPAALDTATRFAIKEMIGDAFAFGFRIVMFICAGLSVTSAAVARLMIPKRT; via the coding sequence ATGAGACCACCTTGCGATGAAGCCATAATCCGAACTGGGCCTGTCGAGGCTCCGTGTGCAGCAAAGACGAGATCCTGGATACTCGCTGCAACCATTCTCGGCTCCAGCATGGCTTTCATCGATAGCACAGTCGTCAGTGTCGCTCTGCCTGCGATCCAGGCGAGCTTTCATGCAACGGTGGTAGATGTGCAATGGGTGGTCGAGTCTTACGGACTGTTCCTCGGTGCACTGATTCTGGTCGGAGGCTCGCTCGGTGATTTGTTTGGCCGTCGCCTGATCTTCGTGGTGGGTGTGGCGATCTTCGCCGTGGCCTCCCTGGCTTGCGGAATCGCAGCAAACATTCATCACCTGATCATTGCCAGGAGCATTCAAGGTATTGGGGCTGCATTGCTGGTGCCCGGCAGCCTTGCGATTATCAGTACGTCTTTCGGCGAGAAAAATCGTGGCCGCGCGATCGGCACCTGGTCTGGCTTTACCGCGATCACCACCGCAGTTGGGCCCGTTCTTGGTGGCTGGCTGGTTGAGCATGCCTCCTGGCGCTGGGCATTTTTCATCAATCTCCCGATTGCAGCGGTGGTGATAGCGATTTCGCTTTGGCAAATTCCGGAAAGCCGCAGCGCCATTACAGCGCGCGTCGATTGGGTCGGAGCTTTTCTTGCCACGCTAGGGCTAGGCGGTTTGGTAAACGGCTTCCTCGAATCCCTCAACCTGGGGTGGGGCAATCCCCTGGTCTTCGGGAGTTTGATCGTTGCTTTCGGGTGTCTTATCGCGCTCGTTTTCGTCGAAGCTCGTGTTGCTTCGCCGATGGTGCCGCTCACGCTCTTCAAATCTCGCAGCTTCAGTGGCGCCAACCTGCTTACGCTCTTTCTATATGCCGCGATTGGAATTTTCTTTTTCTTGTTCCCGTTGAACCTAATCCAAGTCCAGGGATACTCGGCGACTGCAGCGGGCGCTGCCATGCTTCCCCTGATCCTGCTGATGTTCCTTCTTTCCCGCTGGGCTGGCGGACTCGTTGCTCGCTACGGGCCAAGGAGTCCGCTGACGATCGGGCCGCTCATTGCCGCTGTGGGTTTGGTTCTGTTTGCCTTGCCGTCTGTTGGAAGTAGCTATTGGAAGTCTTTTTTCCCGGCGTTGGTTGTCTTGGGATTCGGGATGACGCTCACCGTGGCTCCTCTCACCACCGTGGTAATGAATTCCGTAGATCAAGACCGCGTCGGTACCGCTTCTGGAATCAACAATGCAGTTGCCCGAGTCGCGAGTGTGCTTGCAATTGCAGTTCTTGGGATTGTGATGGTGAAAGCCTTTGGTTCTCGCCTGAACAACAGCCTCGATTATCTGTCACTGCCGCCCGGCATGCTACAGAAGCTCCAATCGGAAGAGATCAGGCTCGCCGGCTTGCAGGTACCCGCTGCTCTGGATACTGCTACGAGATTTGCCATTAAAGAAATGATTGGGGATGCATTTGCATTCGGATTCAGGATCGTCATGTTCATTTGCGCAGGCCTGTCCGTTACAAGTGCCGCGGTTGCGAGACTTATGATTCCGAAGCGCACGTGA
- a CDS encoding TolC family protein, producing MRLRFNRGSGHSLVMAGVLFCWAATSVAQTGTASIASTPGQAIPGTQGASPFASSVPAKPVAGVIPISLQEAIDRGLKQNLGLLLSSSDIRSARGERWEQLSALLPHVTASPYVNVSQTNLQELGISLSLPGVKLPSSVGPFSYFDARVAVAQSLFDWKSINNERAAAQNLKSTEYSFKDARDLVVLAVGFTYLQAIADEARVETAEAQVQTAQALYDQATDRVTAGASPAIDSLRAKVELQTRQQQLIQAKNNLAIQKLTVARVIGLAPGQEFQLTDKSLYQPFEGISVDEALKRAYALRSDYQAATSTVRAAEFTRKAAVAGYFPSVSFNADYGRGAAHPSTATEVFDVRGTLSIPIFTGGSVHGDVLQADARLEQSRERLESLRAQIDADVRTALLNLQSSADQVNVARSNIDLAEQTLAQSRDRFSAGVADTVEVVQSQEAVASAHEQYISSLYNYNYAKISLARVLGIAEEGVKEYFKGK from the coding sequence TTGAGGCTCCGTTTCAATCGTGGATCAGGTCACTCACTCGTGATGGCTGGAGTCTTGTTCTGCTGGGCGGCAACATCCGTTGCGCAGACCGGGACGGCTTCCATCGCCAGCACACCCGGGCAAGCCATTCCTGGAACGCAGGGAGCAAGCCCATTCGCCAGCAGCGTACCGGCAAAGCCCGTTGCGGGCGTGATTCCGATTTCGCTGCAGGAGGCGATTGACCGCGGGTTGAAGCAGAATCTCGGGCTCCTGCTTTCGAGTTCAGACATCCGTTCCGCCCGCGGAGAGCGCTGGGAGCAGTTGAGCGCACTCCTTCCCCATGTGACGGCATCACCCTACGTGAACGTTTCACAAACAAATCTCCAGGAGCTGGGCATTTCGCTGAGCTTGCCCGGAGTCAAGCTGCCCTCTTCGGTGGGTCCCTTTTCTTATTTCGACGCGCGTGTCGCCGTAGCTCAGTCGCTGTTTGACTGGAAATCCATCAATAATGAGCGCGCCGCGGCGCAGAACTTGAAATCTACGGAATACAGTTTTAAGGATGCCCGTGATCTTGTGGTGCTCGCCGTAGGCTTCACCTATTTGCAGGCGATCGCTGACGAGGCCCGGGTCGAGACGGCTGAAGCGCAGGTCCAGACTGCACAGGCGCTCTACGATCAAGCGACCGATCGGGTGACCGCCGGCGCTTCGCCGGCCATTGATAGCTTGAGGGCAAAGGTAGAACTCCAGACCCGGCAGCAGCAGTTGATCCAGGCGAAGAACAACTTAGCGATTCAGAAGCTGACCGTGGCGCGCGTCATTGGGCTGGCCCCGGGGCAGGAGTTCCAACTGACCGACAAATCGCTCTATCAGCCCTTCGAGGGCATCAGCGTCGATGAGGCGCTCAAGCGTGCTTACGCTTTGCGCTCGGATTATCAGGCGGCCACGAGCACGGTGCGCGCTGCGGAATTTACCCGCAAGGCGGCGGTCGCCGGATATTTCCCCTCAGTGTCTTTCAACGCAGACTACGGAAGAGGAGCAGCGCATCCCTCGACGGCGACGGAGGTGTTCGACGTGCGCGGAACCCTGTCCATTCCAATTTTTACGGGCGGCAGCGTTCATGGCGACGTGTTGCAGGCAGACGCGAGACTCGAGCAGAGTCGTGAACGCCTGGAGAGCCTGCGCGCTCAGATCGACGCGGACGTTCGCACCGCATTGTTGAACCTGCAGTCCTCGGCGGACCAAGTCAACGTGGCGCGCAGCAACATTGACTTGGCGGAGCAGACGCTGGCGCAGTCGCGCGATCGTTTCTCGGCGGGCGTCGCCGATACGGTGGAAGTGGTGCAGTCGCAGGAGGCGGTGGCGAGCGCCCACGAACAGTACATCTCCAGCCTCTACAACTACAATTACGCGAAAATTTCCTTGGCGCGGGTCTTGGGTATTGCCGAAGAGGGCGTTAAGGAATACTTCAAAGGAAAATGA
- a CDS encoding HlyD family secretion protein, with the protein MAEENPTPSEIGTSHQSMASAPPAPRSYSRPKRRRNMLIAIGVLIVLVVGIFLWRYFGSYESTDDAQVDVHLYPVSARISGYVIRVNVEDNQWVQKGTVLAEIDPRDYEVAVAEAQANLANAEATAQSLNITVPITSVNTSSQLTSTASGIENARAGVVTAEKQLVASHAQLEQAEAEDVRAQDDLRRYKQLVDKKEVAEQVYDQALATAKASTAAVTGAQANESAAQQGVRQAQDRLVEAQANRQSAETGPQQVSSTRARVRAAIADVEQKRALLEQAQLNLQYTKIVAPVDGEVNKTVVVGMNVQPGQQLLTVVPLDEVWITANFKETQLKHMRLGLKAKIHVDSTGRTFMGHVDSIAGATGPLFSLLPPENATGNYVKIVQRIPVKIVLELGENKNRELRPGMNVVPDVYLQ; encoded by the coding sequence ATGGCAGAAGAAAACCCAACCCCTTCGGAGATTGGGACAAGCCACCAGTCTATGGCCAGCGCACCCCCCGCACCGCGTTCGTACTCTCGGCCGAAGCGCCGCCGAAACATGCTCATTGCGATTGGCGTGCTGATAGTGCTCGTCGTCGGCATATTCCTGTGGCGGTATTTCGGCAGCTATGAATCGACTGACGACGCTCAGGTTGATGTCCATCTCTATCCGGTCAGCGCGCGTATTTCCGGCTACGTGATCCGCGTTAACGTAGAAGACAACCAGTGGGTGCAGAAAGGGACTGTACTGGCAGAGATTGATCCGAGAGATTATGAAGTTGCTGTAGCGGAGGCGCAAGCCAACCTGGCGAATGCGGAGGCGACCGCGCAATCGCTGAATATTACTGTGCCCATCACTTCGGTGAACACTTCGAGCCAATTGACGTCTACGGCATCGGGTATCGAAAACGCCAGAGCGGGAGTCGTTACCGCTGAAAAGCAACTCGTGGCCTCCCATGCCCAACTGGAGCAGGCGGAGGCCGAGGATGTGAGGGCTCAAGACGATCTCCGCCGTTACAAGCAGCTGGTCGACAAAAAAGAAGTGGCCGAGCAAGTTTACGATCAGGCCCTGGCGACAGCTAAGGCAAGCACGGCGGCAGTGACCGGTGCTCAGGCTAATGAATCTGCGGCGCAGCAGGGTGTGCGACAAGCGCAGGACCGCCTGGTGGAGGCGCAGGCGAACCGCCAGTCCGCGGAAACCGGGCCTCAGCAAGTATCGTCAACGCGGGCTCGCGTGCGGGCCGCAATTGCTGATGTGGAGCAGAAACGCGCGCTCCTGGAGCAAGCGCAACTCAATCTGCAATACACCAAAATCGTTGCCCCGGTCGATGGCGAGGTGAACAAGACAGTAGTCGTGGGGATGAATGTTCAGCCGGGACAGCAATTGCTCACCGTGGTGCCTCTGGACGAAGTATGGATCACCGCAAATTTCAAAGAAACGCAGCTCAAGCACATGCGGCTGGGACTGAAAGCAAAAATTCACGTGGATTCCACAGGCCGGACGTTTATGGGTCATGTAGATAGCATTGCCGGCGCCACCGGCCCACTGTTCAGCTTGCTTCCGCCCGAGAATGCCACCGGCAATTACGTAAAAATCGTGCAAAGGATTCCAGTCAAGATCGTTCTCGAACTCGGCGAGAACAAAAATCGTGAGCTTCGGCCGGGCATGAACGTAGTACCCGATGTGTATCTCCAATGA